One Candidatus Acidulodesulfobacterium ferriphilum genomic window, CATAAAAATATTTTAGGAATAACCCCGACGGGCATATGGCTTCCGGAGTGCGGCTATACCGGCGGGTTCGATGCGATTCTTGAGCGGCATGGTTTAAAATACACATTTCTTGACCAGCACGGAATCGAATTAGCCGAGCCTGAACCGCCTAACGGCTGTTTTTCTCCTATTATCTCTCCGTTTAATGTCGTAATGTTCGGCAGGGATCCTGAAAGCTCAAGGCAAGTGTGGTCTTCAAAAGAGGGGTACCCGGGTACTCCCGTTTATCGCGAGTTTTATAGGGATGTCGGATTTGATTTAGACCTGCCGCATCTGACCCCTTTAAGGCATGGCGGCATTAAGACTTTTACGGGGCTTAAATATTATGCCATTACCGGAAGCGGAACATATAAAGAGGCTTATAGGCCTTCAGCCGCAAAAAGAAAGGCTTATGAACACGGCGCTCAGTTTGTCTATCACAGGGAACTTCAATCAAATTATCTTAAGGAGTTTATCGATGAACCGCTTATCGTTTCTATGTATGACGCCGAACTCTTTGGGCACTGGTGGTTTGAAGGACCGTGGTGGTTTGAATCCGTGTTTAGAAGAATGCATGAAAATAATTTTATAAAAGGGGTTACGGCAAAGGAGGTCGCGGAAACTTCATTACGCAGATACAATGAGACGGTAAAATATATCCGCAAAAGTGAAAAGGACGGAGACAATGAAAATGAAAGTTTTTCGGAGTTTGCCGCCAATGTTTATGATAGGAATAATATTTGGGTCGCGGAGCCTGCGACATCCTCATGGGGCGGCGGCGGGTATGCAGAAGTGTGGCTTAATGGAAAAAACGACATCATACAGCCTTTTTTGACGGATTTAGTTATGGAATTAATCGATATTTGCGCAAACAGATATGATGATGTAAAATATCAGGAGGTAATTAATCAGGCGGCAAGAGAACTTCTTTTAGCCCAGTCCAGCGATTGGCCGTTTTTGCTTACGACCGGGCAGGCGGTAAGTTATGCGGAAAGGCGGGTTAAGGCGCACCTGGCAAGAGCCAGAAGGTGTATTTTAATGTCCGTCGGCAAAGAACCGTATGATGAAAAATGGTTTAAGGATATAGCGGGTAAAGACAATATATTTCCATGGATAAATGCTAAGGCTCTATACGGCAAAAGTATTTGTTAACGCATTTTTACGGGGAGAATATAAATTAAATGGATTTAGTTCTGTGGTGGCATATGCATCAGCCTGATTACAGGGACTTAAACGGCGAATTTATGCTTCCATGGGTTTACCTCCATGCCATAAAAGATTATATCGATATGCCTTTAAATATAATGGCAAACCCGGGCATGAAGGCTAATATAAATATTACCCCGGTTTTAATAGACGAATGGCAGGATTATAATTATTTATTAAAAAAGGCCTTGAACGAGATAGATGCGGTTAAAGCCGTTCAAATAATACCCGACCCTTTTTTAAGACCGCTTCTTCTTCAAAAATTGGATGATAAAACAAAATCATGGATGATAGTGCATTATAAATGGGCAAATTATGAAAGAATGGTGAAGCGGTTTGAACATTATAAAACGCTTTTTGATATAACATCGTCAGCTTTCAATGTTTTTTATCTCAACGATTCTTACTATTTCGATTTGTGCGTCTGGTTTCATCTTGCCTGGTGCGGGGAATGGATGAAAAGATATGACCCCGTGATCAATTATTTTTTTAAGAAAGGGCATAATTTTACTATCGACGACAGGCGTTTACTTCTTAAAAGACTGGCAGAATGGATGAATTACGGCGTATCTTTATATGGATTTCCGGCGGTTAAAGGTGGAAAAAATCCAACCCTGCCCCCCAAATATCCAAATTTTATCGAAAAAGATAAACTGAACGAATTAAATAAAAAAAGGGCGGGCGAGTATTTCGTGACGCTTTCCCCAAATTATCATCCGATTATTCCCCTCCTTATCGATATTCATGGAGGAGCCATTTCCGCTCAAATGACCGATATAAACTATGAACCCGTCAACATTCCTGAATATCCCGAAGGCCTTGACAGCGCCAAAAAACACC contains:
- a CDS encoding DUF1957 domain-containing protein: MNNKTGKWIPVLHFHLPFVRHPESPKYLEEEWYFEAVTETYLPLLEVFENLERDNVDYCLTMSLTPTLLSMMNDDLLSERLGEYVRLRLKVLDEEAFRTEGDPDFHPVTLFYRQRYKNWYERIKNGGGKYLINGFLSHYAKGHLDIITSAATHGFLMSMVGEPEAITAQIEVGIETHKNILGITPTGIWLPECGYTGGFDAILERHGLKYTFLDQHGIELAEPEPPNGCFSPIISPFNVVMFGRDPESSRQVWSSKEGYPGTPVYREFYRDVGFDLDLPHLTPLRHGGIKTFTGLKYYAITGSGTYKEAYRPSAAKRKAYEHGAQFVYHRELQSNYLKEFIDEPLIVSMYDAELFGHWWFEGPWWFESVFRRMHENNFIKGVTAKEVAETSLRRYNETVKYIRKSEKDGDNENESFSEFAANVYDRNNIWVAEPATSSWGGGGYAEVWLNGKNDIIQPFLTDLVMELIDICANRYDDVKYQEVINQAARELLLAQSSDWPFLLTTGQAVSYAERRVKAHLARARRCILMSVGKEPYDEKWFKDIAGKDNIFPWINAKALYGKSIC